From the Candidatus Methylomirabilota bacterium genome, one window contains:
- a CDS encoding ABC transporter permease, with product MRRYVLRRVATLVATLVFVSVLVFVVIRVLPGDPALIIMGTEGSPAAVARLREALGLDRPLAVQYADWLGRALAGDLGVSIQYDVSVGRLILSRLPLTLPLMAMAAALMVLTALPLGLYAATHHRRAGDYAAMAISQLGIAVPSFWAGLLLILLFSVRLGWVPSGGFEGWSRGVWPGVRSLLLPALALGFFQAAVLVRATRSSVLDVLREDYVRTARAKGVSEAAVLGRHALRNALIPVVTVAGIQLGQLMAGSIILESVFALPGLGRLALGAITARDLPVVQGVTLFVASCIVVINFAVDLVYGLLDPRIRYE from the coding sequence TCCTCGTGTTCGTCGTGATCCGTGTGCTCCCCGGCGATCCCGCGCTGATCATCATGGGCACCGAGGGAAGCCCCGCGGCCGTCGCGCGCCTGCGCGAGGCGCTGGGCCTCGACCGGCCGCTCGCGGTCCAGTACGCGGACTGGCTCGGCCGCGCGCTGGCCGGCGACCTCGGCGTGTCGATCCAGTACGACGTGTCGGTGGGGCGGCTCATCCTGAGCCGCCTGCCGCTCACGCTCCCGCTGATGGCGATGGCCGCGGCGCTGATGGTCCTCACCGCGCTGCCGCTCGGCCTCTACGCGGCGACGCATCACCGGCGCGCCGGCGACTACGCGGCGATGGCCATTTCGCAGCTCGGCATCGCGGTGCCGTCGTTCTGGGCGGGCCTCCTGCTGATCCTCCTCTTCTCGGTCCGCCTCGGCTGGGTGCCGTCGGGCGGCTTCGAGGGCTGGTCGCGCGGTGTGTGGCCGGGCGTGCGGTCGCTCCTCTTGCCGGCGCTCGCGCTCGGCTTCTTCCAGGCCGCCGTGCTCGTGCGCGCCACACGCTCGTCGGTGCTCGACGTCCTGCGCGAGGACTACGTGCGCACGGCGCGCGCCAAGGGCGTGAGCGAGGCGGCGGTGCTCGGCAGGCACGCGCTCCGGAACGCGCTGATCCCGGTCGTCACCGTCGCCGGCATCCAGCTCGGCCAGCTCATGGCGGGCTCGATCATCCTCGAGTCGGTCTTCGCCCTGCCCGGGCTCGGGCGCCTGGCGCTCGGCGCGATCACCGCGCGCGACCTGCCCGTCGTCCAGGGCGTGACGCTCTTCGTTGCCTCCTGCATCGTCGTCATCAACTTCGCCGTGGACCTCGTCTACGGCCTCCTCGATCCGCGGATCCGCTATGAATAG